A part of Fusarium oxysporum Fo47 chromosome III, complete sequence genomic DNA contains:
- a CDS encoding ribosomal protein S8: MVRTSVLHDALNAINNAEKAGKRQVLIRPSSKVIIKFLQVMQRHGYIGEFEEVDDHRSGKIVVQLNGRLNKTGVISPRYNVRLSELEKWVVKLLPARQFGYVILTTSAGIMDHEEARRKHVSGKIIGFFY; this comes from the exons ATGGTCCGCACTTCCGTCCTCCACGATGCGCTCAACGCCATCAACAACGCCGAGAAGGCTGGCAAGCGCCAGGTCCTGATCCGACCTTCTTCCAAGGTCATTATCAAGTTCCTCCAGGTCATGCAGCGCCACG GATACATTGGAGAGTTCGAGGAGGTCGATGACCACCGATCCGGCAAGATCGTTGTACAGCTCAACGGCCGCCTCAACAAGACCGGTGTCATCTCCCCCCGCTACAACGTCCGCCTCTCCGAGCTCGAGAAGTGGGTTGTCAAGCTGCTCCCTGCCCGTCAGTTCGGCTATGTCATCCTCACCACCTCTGCCGGCATCATGGACCACGAGGAGGCCCGACGCAAGCACGTTTCTGGCAAGATCATTGGCTTCTTCTACTAA
- a CDS encoding 50S ribosomal protein L30e-like protein translates to MSDVEDNTPEVADVVEVSGDAPKGQMSILDALKGVLKLSLMHDGLARGLREASKALDRRQAHMCVLNENCEEEAYKKLVVALCNEHNIPLIQIPDGKQLGEWAGLCVLDREGNARKVVNCSCVVVKDWGEESQERSILLNYFQTEQ, encoded by the exons ATG TCGGACGTAGAAGACAACACCCCCGAGGTCGccgatgttgttgaggttTCCGGCGATGCCCCCAAGGGCCAGATGTCCATTCTCGACGCTCTCAAGGGTGTCCTGAAGCTCTCTCTCATGCACGACGGTCTCGCTCGTGGTCTCCGTGAGGCTTCCAAGGCCCTCGATCGCCGACAGGCACACATGTGTGTCTTGAACGAGAACTGCGAGGAGGAGGCCTACAAGAAGCTTGTTGTCGCTCTCTGCAATGAGCACAACATCCCCTTGATCCAGATCCCCGACGGAAAGCAGCTCGGCGAGTGGGCCGGTCTCT GCGTTCTTGACCGTGAGGGTAACGCCCGCAAGGTCGTCAACTGCTCTTGCGTCGTCGTCAAGGACTGGGGTGAGGAGTCTCAGGAGCGATCTATCCTCCTCAACTACTTCCAGACCGAGCAGTAA